CATCCTTGAGCTAACTTACTCTTCATGGTAACCTTATGTCACTGATGAGATTAAGGCTCAGAAGAAAGTGGTGAGCCCTCAGCCACACAAGCAAGCCAGTCACTAGTGGAGCAGAAAAGGGGCCCTGAGTCTGCGTGATCTAAAGTTGGTGCTTTGCTATCCTTTGccatgaccccccaccccactcccagccccgcCTGGCTTTCTGCACATCTACTCATAATGCCCTTTGTTCTCGGTTCACAGAGCTGTCTGGACCCCGAGCCTGCCTACCTTCCATCACCTGCCACTGACCTCGGCTTGCATACACGTGCCCGGAGCTGATCTGCCGCCTCGGAGGGGACCATGCAGCTGGAGATCAAAGTGGCCCTGAACTTTATCATCTCCTACTTGTACAACAAGCTGCCCCGGCGCCGGGCAGACCTGTTCGGGGAGGAGCTGGAGCGGCTCCTGAAAAAGAAATACGAAGGCCACTGGTACCCTGACAAGCCCCTGAAGGGCTCTGGCTTCCGCTGTGTTCACATCGGGGAGCTCGTGGACCCCGTGGTGGAGCTGGCGGCCCGGCGGAGTGGCCTGGCCGTGGAGGATGTGCGGGCCAACGTGCCCGAGGAGCTGAGTGTCTGGATTGACCCGTTCGAAGTGTCCTACCAGATCGGCGAGAAGGGGGCAGTGAAAGTGCTGTACCTGGATGACAGCGAGGGCTGTGTCGCCCCAGAGCTGGACAAGGAGTTCAAGAGCAGTTTCAACCCCGACGCGCAGGTCTTCGTGCCCATCGGCAGCCAGGACAGCTCCTTGTCCAACTCCCCGTCGCCGTCGCTTGGCCAGTCGCCCAGCCCCACCTTCATCCCCCGCTCTGCCCAGCCCATCACCTTCACCACCGCCTCCTTCGCGGCCACCAAGTTTGGCTCCACCAAGATGAAGAAGGGGGGAGGTGCCGCGAGCAGCGGGGGGGTGACGGGCGGTGGGGCCAGcggcccccagcctccccagccgCAGCCCCGCCTGGCCCGCTCCCCCACCAGCAGCCTGCTGAAGCACAAGAGCCTGTCTCTGTCCCTGCACTCGCTGAACTTCATGGCGGCCACCCCGGGCCCTCAGTCCCAGCTCTCGCCCAATGCCAAGGAGTTCGTGTACAACGGCGGGGGCTCCCCTAGCCTCTTCTTCGATGGGGCCGACAGCGGGGCCAGCGGGGCCGGCTCCTGCAACAGCAGCAGCTTCGACGTGGCGCAGGTGTTTGGGGGCGGTGCCAACAGCCTCTTCCTGGAGAAGACGCCCTTCGTGGAAGGCCTCAGCTACAACCTGAACACCATGCAGTATCCCAGCCAGCCCTTCCAGCCCGTCGTGCTGGCCAACTGACCGCCCGCGACCacggaaaagagaaaggaaaagaaaggccaaaaaaagaggaaaagaaaaatacacaaaaagattcCCAGTCTTCTCACTCTggcttctaggaaaaaaaaaagatccagccCAGGCATGGAGTGGGAGGGGGCTCCTGAAGCAACCCCCTGctgtctccctgcctgcctctgatttatttggttggtttgggttttatattttttctttttcttttttctttatttctttctttctttctttttttttttttttttacgtgtAGTTTTCTATATAACATCTTTAATTAGCGGCTTCCTGTGCTAAGAATGGTCCAGATGTGAATTGCTgctccccgctccctccctccctcccctgcacacGCCTGGTTGAGGAATGGTGTGTCCACGCTCACAGGGAAGGAAGAGCCACCGCTGGGGCCTGACCCTGCCCGCAGCAGGGAGAGGTTGCCCTGTGTCACTGCCTCTGTCCCCCAGCTCTGCTTTCACTCAAAGCCATCCAACCTCAGCAGGCCTTCTGGGCCCTGCCACCCAAATAGGTCTGACCCCAGCCCCCGCTCCGTCTCAGGCCTGAGCTGCGGGGAGCTGCGGGCTGTCTACTGGACGCCCTCCCGCTAGAGCGGAGTCTGTGGCTCCGGGGAGGGTAGCACTCTGTCTAGTGGAATTGCTTTCATCTCTGGCCTGTGGCCCTACACCTCCGCCGCCCCctccgccacccccccccccccgcccagacCCCCACTGTGGCCCTGGGGACTCAGCCGTTGACACTTGTGGCCTCTCCTGCAGCCCCTTCTTCCCTGGGCCTGAGGTtgtggggaaggaggtggggcgGGTGTGTGCGAGCGCGTGCGTGGTTTGCTGTCCTGTTTTAAAGGATTCCAAGCCATGTgaaccccccgcccccaacatgATTCCAGATTGTGGGAAGTGCTTATTTATGTAGGAGGTTGGGGAACGGGCCGGGTGGGTTGTCAGTCCTTTTGTAGGGTGGGTCACGTGTTGGCTGAGCCTGAGACACTCCCAGGGGAAAATACTGCAGAAGGAACTGGTTTCCAGACTGCGGAGGGATCTGCACTTTTATTTTTGACCAAAAAAGGGGGGAGATAGCTGTGATGGGCTGAGGGAATACCAGCCTACCAGCCCCTGATGCCTAAGACAAGTCCCCGGACTCAGATCCTCCTGTTTCGTGACCTTTACCcagggtgggagtttggggtcaTCGCCTCGAGTGGGCAGTCCTGAGCCTTGAACTGAGACTTCTTAGTCCTTTGTTTGTAGATGTGATTTTAGTATGTTTCTGCCCCTGCCTGCGTGAGAACTTCTCGGTACCTCTTGCCCTCCCCGCACTGCCCGACCCGACCCCGCTGGGCCTCCTGCTGTGAGGAGCGGTCTCGGGCAGGCCCGCTTGGGCAGGTGGTTGGGCCATTGCAGGTGGCATGCGTGGCTTATGGGAGCGCAGCGGCTCCCGTGTCTGCCAAGAGAAAAGTTTCTCCCACCTGACCCCCGTGAGCCAGCTTCCACGCATGCCGTGATGCTTTGGCTGGTGGGCCACGTGGCATCAGGGCCCTCCATCAACCAAAAAGTACCAAAGCCCTcggcaccccaccccaccctcctcagtgtccccaAGTGGGGCGACCGCCGTGGCAGTGGGTCCTGCCCAGACAGACACTGCCAGTCTCCTCCCCCTGCAATGGGCACCAGCTCTACCTCCCCCAGAGGGGCAACGCCCTGGCTCCTCAGCCCAGTATCCTCTGTCCCCTAGGTTTCTCAGGGGCCAGCCCAGTCCGGGCTTCCCTCTCCCTAGCCCTCTGCTCCCACACAGGTGACAGGCCCAGGCAGATGGCTGCTCTCTGGGAAAGGTTGGATGCTGCCTTATTTATGCCCTCTTCCGGCCCCCTTTCCCTTACACTCAAGGACACAGGTACCCACCACCCCCGGTCGGCTTGTTTCTCACCACATCTAGGGAGAGGGGAGACCAACCCCTTAGTGTCTTTTGAAATACGAAGAAAAATGTATGTTCAGGAGCATGACTCCCGTGCTGGACTCTTGGGCCCAGTTCAGTCTGTCTCGTCTCAAATCTAGGCATTTttgcttcaattttattttttttaaggaaacaaaaacaaaaacctgcactAATTTACCTGGTTTCgtaggaaaactttttttttattttttacattttttggtgTCCGTTTGTATTGAATAATTTGCTACATTTGTAAAATGTAAgaggtatatataatatatgtatatttctaacGTAAAAAAAacgtaatttttttcttttcgagattttttcttaaaaagaggagagaaacagatattttttcaggaaaaacaaactttaaaataaaaaaataggagaatTAAACCtatttctcccctttccctatcctctctctgtctgcccctctttCCCAGGAACAAATCAAAAGGTGGACCGTCTTGTAAAGAATGTAAACTTTTAGTCCGGAATGATGTATTTTTCTCAATGCAGTGAGCTACAGATTCTCTAGTTTGACCCCTAGGGATGGGAAGGAGGGCATTGAGGCAACGTGGAGAGGAGCTTGGGGGAGCAGGGTAATGAACTTGTTTTCTTTAGTGAAGGAGGAATACAATCAGGCGTTTTGTATTCAGAATGTTGTGCAATATTTTGGAATGGGACATTGGTGTGTTTAGAgatttagtttaaaaacaaaacaaaaagattgatCAAATCTGTACAGTTTATATTGttccagatttttttaagtttgtattaaAAGCATGATATATAATAGCCTGCTGCCTGCTCCCGGCTGGTTTGACTTGGGGCCCCTGTCAGCTTCCAGAGACCGTTGGTCGTCCACACCTCCCGCCTCGGGGTGCCTCGGGGTGCCCTGGGCCTCTTTTACCCCCTATCGTGTCATCCCAGGACACAGAGTCCCCACTTGGAGGGGTTCCTTTTCACCCTGGAAACCGGTTCCCCGAGGTTGGGAACTGCCCAAGCTCCCTCTGCTGATAGGCTGGGGAGCCAGTACCGGAGCCGAGCCTTGCGATCTCTTCCTGGCTTTTTTAGGAATGGCCTGTTCTTGGGAGGCCGAGGGAGGAAccagcctccctcctgctctACATCTAGGGTTTTACCTCCCCCAGACTGCTACCCCCTCGGAAGTGGGTAAGGACGAGAAGAGCCCGCCCAAATCAGGTTCTGTCCCCAAACCCTTGGGCTTGGATTCTCGGCCCTTCTCTAGGCCAGGCAATTGCAGAGCTGCCATAGGGGCAGGAGGGCCTGCGTGGGGTTGGGGAAGAGCTCAGCCGCCTGCCTCTTGCAGGGCCCATCACTGGGGAAACTACTCAGGGGTACCTTATCCCTGGCCGTGGTTCACATCAGCCCTGCGGGCCCCCAGGTTGAAGAGGGCGGAATCTCCTTTCCCCCCATGGCAACCTGGTGACAGAGGTGTTACCTCCGGCCTACAACTGAGAACGGGGCTCCAAGTCTGGATGCACAAGACTAACTGGGGAAGCTGAGCTTTCGGATGGGACATTCTCACCTACAGAGCGGTGGCAGCTGCTGGAAAAGAGTACCGCTGccctggaggggggtgggagggctgccTTGCCACCCCCAGCCTGGCACAGGGGGCTGGTGGCTCTTCTGGGCTGTCAGTGGCTCTCATTTCCCAAACAGGCCAACACTGACCCCTCCCCAGACAGGAGTGTGAACGAGGCCTAGAAGCTCTCAGGCCAGGCCTCCAACCTCTGCACAGGGTCCCAGGAACTCTTGAAGCTGGGCccccctacccccctcctcccaTAAGCCACTTCCCCACAGAGCACATCAAGCAGGAGTCCCCTGCCCAGGATGCTCAAGCCTCTGTCTGATGCACGTAAGGCCACTCCCAGGGttctccccttcccctgtccTGCGAGGGAGAAGCATAGCCTGTCCCTGTGACCCTGTGGACAGGCTGCCAGCCTACCTGTGGGACCCAGGGCCCGGCTCACACTGGCTCTTACTTATGCTAACAGAAACGAAGTACCCAGCACAGGTCCTGTCACAACAGGTGCCCAAGGGGACCCATTCCCACTCCCTGTGCACGTTCTGGAGAGCTCTGCCCTGAGAGGCCCCTGCCctaccagaagaagaaagagcattCTAGTAGACTCCGCTCCTCAGGAAAAAGTCTCATTTACTCACTCGACAAATCCTCCATGAACACCCCGGTCTGCCCTGGGAGCACAGGTGAGATGGCCATTACAGAACAGGCGTGCACGGGGGGCCTGAGGACCCGGGGATCAGGAGTTAGAGCACAGGTtagccaggcgccccccaaggGGAGCCATCGTGGGGGAGACTCCTCTACACCCTGAGAAGACGCGGGCTCCAATCCCACCTCAAGCAAACCACTTCACCTATTCTGgatcctctgtccctcccttctaAAACGGGGATAATAATTGCACTACTtgtgaaaataatgaaacaaggaGTGGAAAGTGGTGTGCACAGCGACCGGCCCAGAGTGAACAAGTGTCACCTTCACCAGGGCGGTTCCTGTCTATCCTCAGACACCACCCGCCCGCCGGCTCCCAGAGGCCTCCGCGCATCAGCAAACACGCCGAAACCCAACCCCGCCACAGCAGGCCCAGGCTGGGCAGCAAAAGGAAACTCCATCCTCGGAGCAGGGACTAGGCTGGCCGCTGCTCCGCCCTCTGCCAAGGTGGGAAGCGGCTTGTCCCCCagcactgccccccacccagtgCCACAAAGTATGCTCATTGCCTCTTGTCCCCTGCAGGGGCCCAGCCTTGGGCCTTGGGATGGGACCGGTCCTCGACCCGCGTCCCGAAACCTCCTGGCAGTTTCCCTCTGGAGAGCAGACGGGCGGGTTGGTGTGAGTCATGGCGGCAGGAGAACCCTGCTTGGTGGGTCACCGCCTGCCTGACTCAGGGCCTGCCCGCAGGCCAAGGGGATGCCACTGGCTGGTCCTCTGAGTGAGTCAGGGGCGGAGGGGCACActctcaccctccctcctcctccccttgggCCTGGCCAGTTTGGCCAAGTCCTTCCTGGGCAGGGCCAAAGGACAGGCTGGAACCAGCCGGGAAGTCTCCAAGCCCCTGGGCTATAGGAACTTACTGATCTCCCggtttttaatttgggggatgTCCCTGCCAGCAGGAGAAGTGGGCTCCTGGTCCTGTGTAACCCTGAACACCTCTCTTCCCTCTTGACATCTGTCCCACTTGTACAACAAGGGatagctgtggggtgggggggctggccAGCTAAACCACCCCCTGGGCCAACACCTCTTCCTGTCACAGTGGCTCCCAAGATGTAATGAGGACCCTGTGCTGTAGCACCTTTcccaaggaggggagggaagagtaaTGGGCTAGGTCCTGGCCAGGACCACACGGCTACTGGCTGAAACACCCCCAACCCCTGTGCAAGGCACAAGGACCCAATCAGAATACTGCTGGGATGTGGCAGGCTGAGCAAGGAGAAGGGCTGCGGGGAAGAGGCCCGGGACCGCCACTCAGACAACCGGGTCCTCTGGCTACCTCTGCCCTGATGGGCTCTACTCAACATTCACTATTCACCACACAACATGGAGCCCACAGACATGCTGGACACTGTTCCCAGAATGAGGGAAATAAGGGTGAACAGCAGGGGATCAATCCCTGCTCCCCCAAAGACCATGTTCTATTAaccacaaataaatgagaaaatgtcagACCTTGAGGACAGGCCATGAAGACAATCCCAGCCAGCAATGGTAGCTAGTGACCTTTAGATTGGTCAGGGGAAAAAGGGGCCTTCCCCAGCAGGGAGCTCTCAACCTAAGATTTGAATTACAAGAGGATTAGCAGAGTGAGCCAAAGAGAGGTCAGCCCCTTCCCAGCGCAGAAACAGGCCTTTCCTTTAGGGAACCAAAAGGCCGCAGTATGCAAGGCCAAGTAGCTCAAGATCAGGTCAAGAGGTCCTCAGGGCCACCCCACGGGCCCTGGAGCCCAGATGGGGAGTTGGGATATTATCTTAAATAtgagatttggggcgcctgggtggctcagtgggttaagcctctgccttcagttcaggttgtggtctcagggtcctgggatggagccccacatcgggctctctgctcagcagggggcctgctttcccctctctctgcctgcctctctgcctccttgtgatctctctgtcaaataaataaaatctttaaaaaaaatatatgaaatttaagtcTCTCGCCCCCAGGTTGCCCCATCTGTATCTAGCAGAGGGAGTGAGACACTGTTCTCTCACACCATCAACAAACCTTCCCGGAGCCCATCCTTCGTGCCAGGCTCTGAGCTGGACACGGATGAAAGGCCCGGCATGGGCTTgccagaggaggtggggggatacGTCTGGTGATGGAAGACAAACCTGGTCATTATGACTTCAACCCCTTGATCAGGTTCATGCCAGAAGGAAGCCCAGGGAGACCCAAGTGCCCAGAGGAGGCTCCAGCCCGGCAAGGCCCTTCAGAGGGTTGGCAGAAGCTGGTGAGTGAGAAGTTATGGCACAAGACATGGGCCAAGTGCTCCGGTGGGTGTGGACTGGTAAGATGACACCCAGAGTGAGCACTGGGGGGCTCCAGGCTGGGGAGGTGAGGAGAGGAACAAGGCTCAGAAGAGAAGTGAGAGCCAAGGACACAGCAAGTGCAGAGGATCCCCTTCGAGAAGTCACGGAGATATCCCAAAGGCAGAAATATGCAACTAAAACTAAAACCAcctcaaagaaaacagaagagaaaatctttgtgatcttgagTTAGGCAGAGAGGTGTGAGCTCTGACTCCTGAAaaatgatccataaaagaaaaaactgtgggtgcctggtggctcagtgggttaaagcctctgccttccgctcaggtcatgatttcagagtcctgggatcgagccccacgtcgggctctctgctcagcagggagcttcttcctcctctctctctgcctgcctctctgcctccttgtgatctctgtctgtcatataaataaataaaatctttaaaaaaaaaaaaagaaagaaaatactggtacactgaacttcatcaaaataaaaaagaaatctccctTAGACACTGGttaagagaacaaaaagacaagccacagactggaagaaaatattttcaagttatatgtatctgataaaagtgttttatttatttttattttttaaaaggttttatttatttatttgacagagagagagatcacaagtaggcagaaaggcaggcagagagagaaggagtcaggctccccgctgagcagagagcccaatggggtgctcgatcccaggacctgagccgaaggcagaggtttaacccactgagccacccaggcgaccctgatAAAGGTGTTTTAtacagaatctataaagaactttcaaaactcAATTATATCATTTTGCTataatacaaatatcaaatcatgatgttatacacctgaaactaatataattttataggtcaaaacaaaacaaaaacaaaacaggaatgcctgagtggctcagttggttaagtgtctctctcaggctcaggtcaggattccagagtgctgggatcaaatcctgcattgggctccttgctcagcggggagcctgcttttccctctgcctgccgcttccccacttgtgcatgctctctaacaaacaaataaataaaatcttttttaaaaatcacttaaaaaaataaaataaaaaacaaggggtgcctgggcggctcagtccttgggctcaggtcatggtcccaggatcctgggatcaagctccgcatctgGTTTCCTGCCCAGCgagaagcctgctcctccctctcccactccccttgcttgtgttccctctctcactgtgtgtgtgtctctctctcaaataaataaataaaatctttaaaaaaagaaaaaagaaaaagaaaataaataacaaaactaaacacCTCTCAATTATAACACCACAATACAAAactgggcaaaagatctgaacagatacttcacagaaaagaaacatgaatggGGGCTCCGTCAGTTGGGCgcccaagtcttgatttcagctcagatgatcTCAGATAGTGgtatcgagccccatgtcaggctccatgctcggctTGGAGTCTTCTtaagagctctctctctccctagggGGGCgtgggtggcccagctggttgAGCAacgaactcttggtttcagctcaggtcatgttctcagggtcatgagatcaagccccttgttgggctctgcgctcactgtggagtctgcttgagattctttccctgttcctctgcctctcccccggctCTTTcgggagagacagagcacaagcagggggagcagcaggcagagggagaagcaggctccccgctgagcaagaagcctgatgtgggacttgatcccaggattctgggatcatgacacaaacctaaggcagacgcttagccaactgagccaccccagtgttcctaaaattaaaaaatcttaaaaaaaaaaaaatagagaagatctctccctatcccccctgcccctcccacggtctctctttttctaaataaataagtaaaatcttttaaaaggttaTATGAATGGTacatagacacatgaaaaattgttcatcagtcattagaaaaatgcaaactaacaCCACAGTAAACACACCTATTAAAGcagctaaaatttatttatttatttatttgacagacagaagtcacaagcaggcagagaggcaggcagagagagaggaagggaagcaggcttcgctgcggagcagagagcccgatgcggggctcgatcccaggaccctgggatcatgacctgagccgaaggcagaggctttaacccactgagccacccaggcaccccaaagcagctaaaatttaaaagactgacaataccaagtgttaaCGAAGATGTGGAGGAATTAGTTACtttcatgcactgctggtgggaatgcaaaatgttacAAAGACTTTGTAGAGTAATTCAGAATAATTCGGAAGATTCTTTAGAAGTTTAACACACAATGGGATCTAGCCATTCTATTCCTAATTATTTGTCTGTAAGAAACATGAATGTCTGTACAAAGACTTGCACACGACAGCTCACAGCAGCTTTACGCATTAGTCTCAGACgggaaacaacccacatgtcctTCAAGGGGTTAGGGTCAAACAAACATAGGACATCGCGCTGTGGAACACTCcatgacaacaaaaagaaatgagcttctGATACACacaatatgaatgaatctcaaaatattaaaatgagtgAAGTCAGACcgaaacaaacaaacgaaaccAACATATTATTTGaatccatttatagaaaattgtagaaaatgcaaactaatcatGTAGTAACAGAAAGCAGTTTAGTAGTTGCCTGGGACAGGAGAGGAGGGTAAGAGAACGGAGAAAGGAATTAAAAGTGGGAACAAGGAAACTTTGGGGGGTAatggatatattcttttttattctggtgACTAAAAGGCACAGCCAATACTTGATTGTCCATTCCACAAATATAGGTTGACCTACTACGTACAAAACCCTGTGTTCTTGGCCCTGGAGAGGCATCGGGGACaacaaagtccctgccctcacCAGGCTCCAAGTCTCTAGGGCAAGATCAACAATACCCATGGGGCGCCaggagggctcagtgggttaagcctctgaggtcatgacctcagggtcctgggatcgagccccgaatccggctttctgctcggctgggagcctgcttcctcctctctctctgcctgcctctctgcctacttgtgatctctctccctctgtcaaataaaattttttaaaaatcttaaaaaaaaaaaaaagatcaacaataTCCAATACGCAAACGAGAAGCTTGTAGTGAAATTTCCTCAGGGAAACAAAACACGGGACAAGGTAGGAACACTAGGTGGAGGAAAGTGAGGGAAAGGGGCTCTGAGctaggggaggggcggggggtggcgtTTCGGCTAAAACCAGAGGGGTCCCCTGTGCGTCCTGCCCCTCGGggactgccctccccccacccagttgCTGCTGCCCGTCAGCCCCTTCCTGCTCCAAGCGGGGCAGCCTCAGCGGGCTCCCGTGGCTTTGCCAGAATCGGGCCTCCCTCTGCAGCTCAGCTTCCTTAGCCGTACAGGGTGGCTACAGGGTCGGGCCCAGCTCACGCGGGCACAGAGTGGGACAGGCCAGGCTggcctgaggcccagaggggcagagcaggaggtCATCAGCCACCAGTAGGGGGGCCTGCTTGGCCCTCTCTCTGGACACAATGTCCTGGACTGCTTCACGGCTTGGCTGGCCGACAGGGAACAGTAGCTGGCAGAGGGCGCGAGCAGCCGGCCGactgggggcggggagcggccTGGCCTGAGCAAAGGGCTTGTCCCGTACACCCTGACCTGCCCCCTTGGGCGAGGAGGGGACCAGCTTgtctgggagggagaggagggggcctGGCTCCCTGCGAAGGCCTCCACAATCCCTCCCTAACGTCTGCCTGAGTCTCCCCAGGCCACTCCCGGCTGTGGTCACTTGAGCTAAGTTCTGCAAGGGTACGGTGCCCGGCAAATGCTGGCCCTGCCCCCTGCggctgtgacctcaggcaggtcGCAGACTCTCTGAAACTCAGACCTTCAGCTGAAAGACGGCACCCAGTTCTTCGGGCTCAGATATATAGAGGGCATTTAAGACATTTCTCTGACCCAGGAAGGACTTGCTGGGGGAGTCCTGGGCTGTAATTAACCACATGAAGAAGCAGCCATAATGCCAACATACGGAGGGCTTCCTGTGTGCCAGGAGCTTTACCCACATTTCCCTGAATCCCCGCAGCAACCCGCAGGCAGGTTTTATCTCCCcgattttataggtgaggaaactgggcTCCGGCAAGCAAAACACAGCTGGTATTAGCAAGTGGCTCCTCATCCCTGTAGGAAGAAGGGTAAGAGCCTGATGGGCAGACCCTGGGGGTTCCCTCAGGTCAAGGTGAACCACAGAGGCCCTGAGGGGGATCTTAGGAATCCGGCAGCTGAACCCAGAGACCATACTCACTTCCCACAAGACACTTCTGGCAGAGTCCAAACTCTGTCCTGATACATGAGCCAAGGTGCCCGGCAAAGGCTGAGGGACGGTTGCAGGAGGTATGCgctcattcatttagcaaatactgatagagagagatacagtcgGGAGCTGGACTGCCAGACTTTGGACTCAGACACTGTACCTTGTGGGGTGTGTGTCCTGGAGGCAGGGTGACTCCCAGTTTTCCCAGTAAAAGAGCTGTGTCCCAGGAACCCCCTCCATCTAAGGCAAGCCAGGACGGTCACCCTACCCTGAGGAGTTACTCTTGGTTTCCCCAACTGTAAAAGGACACCAATTCTCACCTGCTGGAAGGTACAATAAGCATGAAGCCCACAGTCCCTGCCCAGTAACTGGGAACAGAGATTGAGGCTTTTCCTCTTACcctggcagaaggaagagcaggaagggaaggaggaacgTGTGACCGTCCCCGTTCTGCAGATGAAGGGCCGGAGGCTCCCACTGCATCTGAGCAGCACATAGAAGGGCTGGGCAGATGCTTTTCGCATCCCAAAATCTGCTCTTAGAAGGTACCAGGCAAGGTCCCCCCTGCTTCATCGCCCCTCCAGGACCAGCCCTGCCTCTAGCAGTGGGCCAGAACACACGGCAGGCCTGGACCATGTGCTCCCTAGGCCAAGGCCAAGGTCCACAGCGAGCCCACTGCCTAGGAGCCCAAGGCTGGGCTCAGGTCCTGCACCAGCCAGATCCTGGGAGGAGATTGGGGGAGAAATTAGAGCAGTTCACGGTTCCCACGCCGAGTACTCGGAAGGCGGTGACATGACTCGGTTCTTCACTAAAACACTAGAAGGAGGGCCCATAAGCAGTCCGAGTTTAAAAGTGGGGATACTGAAGCTCTGAGAGGCAAAGTCCACCCTAGGTCACCCGTATGGGGTATGGGGAGGAACCAGTCACCACTAGGTATCACTGTCTGACTGGAATTCAAGTTACACTGTGGCCCTGGCACAGTGGACGCGGGTGGGGAGCAGCTGTGGAAGGTTCCCGGAGCCGGGGGCctcggtggggggcggggggtgccctAAGGTCCTAGCCAGGGAGGGAACCTTCGCACAGAGGAGGAAGTCGTGACCCGAGGCGGCGCTGAGGCGCCCATCACAGTCTGGGCTGCCCTGTTAAGCCCAAGGAAGCTAGCCTGCATGGTCACCCCAACCCCGCAGGGACCCACCTCGCTGGGCCCCGCCACGCaacggcctcagtttccccttggGCGTGAAGC
This genomic interval from Mustela erminea isolate mMusErm1 chromosome 6, mMusErm1.Pri, whole genome shotgun sequence contains the following:
- the TOB2 gene encoding protein Tob2, translating into MQLEIKVALNFIISYLYNKLPRRRADLFGEELERLLKKKYEGHWYPDKPLKGSGFRCVHIGELVDPVVELAARRSGLAVEDVRANVPEELSVWIDPFEVSYQIGEKGAVKVLYLDDSEGCVAPELDKEFKSSFNPDAQVFVPIGSQDSSLSNSPSPSLGQSPSPTFIPRSAQPITFTTASFAATKFGSTKMKKGGGAASSGGVTGGGASGPQPPQPQPRLARSPTSSLLKHKSLSLSLHSLNFMAATPGPQSQLSPNAKEFVYNGGGSPSLFFDGADSGASGAGSCNSSSFDVAQVFGGGANSLFLEKTPFVEGLSYNLNTMQYPSQPFQPVVLAN